A DNA window from Candidatus Bathyarchaeota archaeon contains the following coding sequences:
- a CDS encoding glycosyltransferase family 2 protein, giving the protein MTVSVVIRCAGREKLFSGVLDCLLHQTTSPSEILIVMDSESENEIRFVRRNLENYPDSKLLTFRHEDFSHPYSVNLGVASSKEELVCITNGHSLPTSSSWLESGLKHFEDENVAGVSGFFLPSNKGF; this is encoded by the coding sequence ATGACTGTTTCAGTTGTTATCAGATGCGCTGGACGAGAAAAACTATTCAGCGGTGTCTTAGATTGCCTGCTGCATCAAACAACAAGTCCTTCTGAAATATTGATTGTGATGGATTCTGAAAGTGAAAATGAAATACGGTTTGTGCGTAGAAATTTGGAAAACTATCCTGACTCCAAACTTCTAACTTTTAGACATGAAGATTTCTCACATCCATATTCAGTGAACCTTGGCGTAGCTTCTTCAAAGGAGGAACTGGTGTGTATCACTAATGGGCATTCTTTGCCTACATCATCGAGTTGGCTGGAAAGTGGATTGAAGCATTTTGAAGATGAAAATGTGGCTGGTGTAAGTGGTTTTTTCTTACCATCAAATAAAGGATTC
- a CDS encoding glycosyltransferase family 2 protein, whose protein sequence is MNVDVVVLTKDSEETLGKCLDSIYTNVPVNRLIVVDGCSTDKTLRIIRKFNKKYNNVVLLSEKGTRGKARQKAIEQVMTEWFMFVDSDVILCNGWFEKAKKLLKDGVGAIWGIEVWSVLKNTTILKLFERITMKIFGKRGGTHDLLVRYEAVKDIHIPSNLHIYEDAYIKSWICEKGYKVISAYEPYCIHHRPTIVWTIRKSVSLVANELKFAIRCPQLLLSYAFYAVIVLYQNLLRNIKAKS, encoded by the coding sequence ATGAATGTAGATGTGGTTGTCCTAACAAAAGACAGCGAAGAAACCTTAGGGAAATGTTTGGACTCCATTTACACGAATGTTCCGGTTAACCGATTAATTGTGGTGGACGGTTGTTCAACAGATAAAACGTTAAGGATAATTAGAAAGTTTAACAAAAAATACAATAATGTTGTTCTTCTCAGTGAGAAGGGAACGAGAGGAAAAGCGAGACAGAAAGCTATAGAACAAGTCATGACTGAATGGTTTATGTTCGTTGACAGTGATGTCATTTTGTGCAATGGATGGTTCGAGAAGGCGAAGAAGCTTCTGAAAGACGGTGTAGGCGCAATTTGGGGCATAGAAGTTTGGTCAGTACTGAAAAACACAACGATCTTAAAATTATTTGAAAGAATTACAATGAAGATTTTTGGCAAGAGAGGTGGAACCCACGACTTATTAGTGCGATATGAAGCGGTCAAAGATATTCATATCCCTTCTAATCTGCATATATATGAAGACGCTTACATCAAATCATGGATTTGTGAGAAAGGATACAAAGTGATTTCCGCTTATGAACCCTATTGTATTCACCACCGACCAACAATTGTCTGGACAATAAGGAAAAGTGTCTCCTTAGTTGCCAACGAACTTAAATTCGCGATTCGTTGTCCTCAGTTGTTGTTATCGTATGCTTTCTACGCAGTTATTGTTTTATATCAAAACTTGTTGCGTAATATTAAAGCCAAAAGTTAA
- a CDS encoding radical SAM protein produces MLTRRCNYRCKSCDVWRNQKPTAELSTEEVIAGLNVLRKMGVIEVVLSGGNPLLREDIGEIIEYASRYFITTIYDNGSQAVRKINALQKADFVAISLDTMNEKKYDYLKGVHGAWKNALNAVQTLHTQGITVGVSPTISQLNIHEILDFTDHFTERGIPVVYCLYQHDALDQPMFQIGEKNKELEIMDNEALARIWDALVEKKQKCQGILITRKMLNTLKGLCLNGQRPWECKALQSFFTIDPLGKVAGCHLQNPVTTVFDLPEVWNSQKFETLRKMYRECKSCSYMCYMFYSLHANVQGNIEIIRDQWKNAKIVLPTKRR; encoded by the coding sequence ATGCTTACACGTCGCTGTAATTATCGCTGCAAAAGCTGTGATGTGTGGCGAAATCAGAAGCCTACAGCGGAGCTTTCCACGGAGGAAGTAATAGCGGGGCTAAATGTTCTTCGCAAAATGGGAGTGATAGAAGTTGTCCTCTCTGGAGGAAATCCCCTTCTACGTGAAGATATTGGAGAAATAATCGAATATGCCTCTAGATACTTCATCACAACAATTTATGACAATGGAAGCCAAGCGGTAAGAAAGATAAATGCGTTGCAGAAAGCGGATTTCGTCGCCATATCTCTCGATACAATGAACGAGAAGAAATATGATTATCTGAAGGGTGTCCACGGCGCTTGGAAAAACGCGCTAAATGCTGTTCAAACTCTGCATACCCAAGGAATCACAGTAGGTGTCTCGCCCACAATTTCACAACTCAACATACATGAGATTCTGGATTTTACAGATCATTTTACTGAAAGGGGAATTCCAGTCGTTTATTGTTTGTATCAGCATGATGCTCTTGACCAGCCAATGTTTCAAATAGGAGAGAAAAACAAAGAGCTTGAAATCATGGATAATGAAGCTCTCGCAAGAATCTGGGATGCGCTTGTCGAAAAGAAACAAAAATGTCAAGGAATTCTAATAACGAGAAAAATGCTAAACACCTTGAAAGGACTATGTTTAAATGGGCAAAGACCTTGGGAATGCAAAGCTCTTCAATCCTTTTTCACGATAGACCCTCTAGGCAAGGTAGCTGGTTGTCACCTTCAAAACCCCGTTACGACAGTCTTCGATTTGCCTGAAGTATGGAACAGCCAAAAATTTGAAACCTTGAGAAAGATGTACAGAGAATGCAAAAGCTGCTCCTACATGTGCTATATGTTCTATTCTCTCCACGCAAATGTCCAAGGAAATATCGAAATAATAAGAGACCAATGGAAAAACGCCAAAATAGTACTGCCTACTAAGAGACGTTGA
- a CDS encoding adenosine-specific kinase, whose translation MLDLKVVRIEVAKDCNVILGMAHFIKTVEDLYEALVDSAPNVKFGIGFCESSGPCLVRREGNDEELKHLAAQKAFELSCGHCFVIFIKNAYPINVLSKIKNVSEVCTIYAATANPLQVVVCETGKGRGVLGVIDGLKSKGIETESDVKARKEFLRKIGYKL comes from the coding sequence ATGTTAGATCTCAAAGTAGTGAGGATTGAGGTGGCAAAAGATTGCAATGTTATTCTAGGCATGGCACATTTCATAAAAACAGTCGAAGATCTTTATGAGGCATTGGTAGATTCTGCTCCAAACGTGAAATTCGGTATAGGTTTCTGCGAAAGCTCTGGTCCATGTCTGGTGAGGCGTGAAGGTAACGACGAGGAACTGAAGCATCTAGCTGCTCAAAAAGCATTCGAACTCAGCTGTGGTCACTGCTTTGTAATTTTCATCAAAAACGCCTATCCCATAAACGTCTTAAGCAAAATCAAAAATGTGTCAGAAGTGTGCACAATCTATGCCGCTACAGCTAATCCACTACAGGTTGTTGTTTGTGAGACTGGGAAAGGCAGGGGAGTATTGGGCGTAATTGATGGTTTGAAAAGCAAAGGAATTGAAACTGAAAGCGATGTGAAGGCAAGAAAGGAATTTCTCAGAAAAATCGGCTACAAGCTCTGA
- a CDS encoding cysteine desulfurase, protein MKKIYVDYAATTPVDPHVVEAMKPYFTKFYGNASSLNSFGAEAKRALEKSRETIAKLMNADADELIFTGSATEANNLVLKGYAFKEGKTRCHIAVSTIDHDCIINSAKWLEKQGFRVTYLPVDQYGFLKMDALEEALKENVTLVSVVHGNNEIGTIQSIREIARVCHEHGALFHTDAVQSFGKLPINVKEMNFDSMTINAHKLYGPKGVGALYINKDLKIEPLIHGGGHEFSLRSGTENIPGIVGFAKAVELRKKEMKPETERLTHLRDKLIKGVLEIKAAYLNGHPTKRLPNNTNFRFSFIEGEAVVLGLDTEGIAASSRSACSSTSGEPSHVLLAIGLKPEEARGSLRLSLGMYNTEEDIDYILQVLPKIVERLRAISPLKP, encoded by the coding sequence ATTAAAAAAATCTATGTTGACTATGCCGCTACTACACCAGTTGACCCTCATGTAGTTGAAGCTATGAAACCTTACTTCACCAAATTCTACGGTAATGCTTCCTCCTTAAACTCTTTCGGTGCTGAGGCAAAAAGGGCCTTAGAAAAGTCCAGAGAGACTATCGCGAAGTTGATGAACGCTGATGCAGACGAATTGATATTCACGGGAAGCGCAACAGAAGCTAACAACTTAGTACTGAAAGGATATGCCTTCAAAGAAGGCAAAACCCGATGCCACATCGCTGTTTCAACAATTGATCATGACTGCATAATAAATTCTGCAAAATGGCTGGAAAAGCAAGGGTTTAGAGTTACATACTTGCCAGTTGATCAATATGGCTTTTTGAAAATGGATGCTCTTGAAGAGGCGCTGAAGGAAAACGTGACACTTGTATCTGTTGTCCACGGGAATAATGAAATCGGAACAATTCAGTCAATTAGAGAAATCGCGAGGGTATGCCATGAACACGGTGCCCTTTTCCACACAGACGCAGTTCAAAGCTTCGGCAAACTACCAATCAATGTCAAAGAGATGAACTTTGATTCCATGACAATCAACGCTCATAAATTATATGGGCCTAAGGGAGTAGGTGCTCTATATATCAACAAGGACCTTAAAATCGAGCCCTTAATACACGGAGGTGGACATGAATTCAGCTTACGGTCGGGAACAGAAAACATACCGGGGATAGTGGGATTTGCCAAAGCAGTGGAACTTCGAAAAAAAGAAATGAAGCCAGAGACAGAACGCCTTACCCACCTGCGTGACAAACTGATAAAAGGCGTGTTAGAAATTAAAGCCGCATACCTTAACGGGCACCCCACAAAGAGACTTCCCAACAACACTAATTTCCGATTCTCTTTCATAGAAGGGGAAGCCGTGGTTCTAGGCCTCGACACAGAAGGAATAGCTGCCTCCTCAAGATCTGCATGTTCCTCAACGTCTGGAGAGCCAAGTCACGTGCTTCTCGCTATCGGATTAAAACCGGAAGAAGCTCGTGGCAGTTTAAGGCTTTCACTTGGAATGTACAACACCGAAGAGGACATAGATTACATTCTCCAGGTATTGCCAAAAATTGTAGAACGACTCAGAGCGATATCGCCATTAAAACCTTAA
- a CDS encoding MBL fold metallo-hydrolase, translating to MVSLTFYGGVDEIGGNKVLLEDGGVRVFLDFGQSFTLGCDFFSGWLSPRAINGLGDYFEFGLLPKLKGLYAKEQLQFTDVPYVKPRFDAVFLSHAHFDHVKHIEFLDPEIPVYLGEGTKLFLEAMEKTSSFCSYGERWYETFRTGDKINVGRIVVEPVHVDHSIPAAYGFLVHTSEGTIVYTGDLRAHGPRNDMTEEFADKARESEPVAMICEGTKMVEKEKRKNYSELQVEKLSGKVVSSTDKIVFVTRYSRDMDRFRSFYNVAKSNDRKIVISLKTAHLLSRLVEDRRLDLPDPFKDKNILVYYKRKKSGGFEEKDYYVWERDFIEKMATYEFVHKNQSKLVMDLDFHQFAELIDIKPKPGSHFIHSMSEPYSEEDIEDRVMHNWLNHFKIQFHQLHASGHLNRDQLTGLINYIKPKKIFPIHTENQQLFKKISSNVQTIRYGKKYSLDPLQKT from the coding sequence ATGGTGAGTTTGACGTTTTACGGCGGAGTGGATGAGATTGGTGGAAACAAGGTCTTGTTAGAAGATGGCGGTGTCAGGGTTTTCTTGGATTTCGGTCAATCTTTCACATTGGGCTGTGATTTTTTTTCGGGTTGGCTGTCTCCACGAGCCATCAACGGGTTAGGGGATTATTTTGAGTTTGGTTTGCTGCCAAAATTGAAAGGTTTGTATGCGAAGGAGCAACTGCAGTTCACGGATGTTCCTTATGTGAAGCCAAGGTTTGACGCTGTGTTTTTGTCCCACGCCCACTTCGATCACGTGAAACATATCGAGTTTTTAGACCCAGAGATACCTGTGTATCTTGGTGAAGGCACCAAACTGTTTTTGGAAGCGATGGAGAAGACCAGCAGTTTCTGCAGTTACGGAGAGCGTTGGTATGAGACGTTTCGAACTGGAGACAAAATTAACGTGGGCAGAATAGTGGTGGAGCCTGTTCATGTTGATCATTCAATCCCTGCTGCGTACGGCTTTTTAGTTCATACGTCTGAAGGCACAATCGTGTACACTGGAGATCTTAGGGCTCACGGTCCTAGGAATGATATGACTGAAGAATTCGCAGACAAAGCGCGTGAATCGGAACCTGTGGCCATGATATGCGAAGGTACTAAAATGGTCGAGAAGGAAAAACGAAAGAACTATTCTGAGTTGCAGGTTGAGAAACTAAGCGGCAAGGTTGTTTCCTCAACGGATAAGATTGTGTTTGTTACTCGTTACAGTAGGGATATGGACAGGTTCAGGAGTTTCTACAATGTGGCTAAGAGCAACGATAGAAAGATTGTTATTTCTTTAAAAACCGCTCATTTGCTAAGCAGACTTGTGGAAGATAGACGCCTTGATCTTCCTGACCCGTTTAAGGACAAGAATATTCTGGTTTATTACAAACGGAAAAAGTCCGGAGGGTTCGAGGAAAAGGACTATTATGTTTGGGAGCGAGATTTCATAGAAAAAATGGCGACCTATGAATTTGTGCACAAAAATCAGAGCAAACTGGTCATGGATTTGGATTTTCATCAATTTGCAGAGCTAATTGACATTAAGCCGAAACCAGGCAGCCATTTTATCCATAGCATGAGCGAACCTTACAGTGAAGAAGACATTGAAGATCGGGTAATGCATAACTGGCTCAACCATTTTAAAATACAGTTTCATCAACTGCATGCTTCCGGCCACCTAAACAGAGATCAATTAACGGGTCTAATCAACTACATCAAGCCAAAGAAAATTTTTCCGATACACACGGAAAACCAGCAATTGTTCAAAAAGATAAGCAGTAACGTTCAGACGATTAGATACGGAAAAAAATACAGTTTGGACCCTCTTCAAAAAACGTAA
- the albA gene encoding DNA-binding protein Alba: MSDKEQTEIEASAEKVESEEATKEKEVIPRKTPRKDQNTVYIGNKPPMNYVMAVITAFNMSDTDKVVLKARGRAISTAVDVTEILRNRFFKDAKVNAISIGTEQITPREGGNPRNVSTMEIIIKK; encoded by the coding sequence ATGTCAGATAAAGAACAAACCGAAATCGAGGCATCTGCCGAAAAAGTGGAAAGCGAAGAGGCGACAAAGGAAAAAGAAGTTATACCCCGCAAAACACCTCGCAAAGACCAAAACACAGTCTACATTGGAAACAAACCTCCAATGAATTATGTCATGGCAGTCATCACAGCTTTCAATATGAGTGACACGGATAAAGTCGTCCTAAAAGCGCGAGGTCGCGCCATAAGCACGGCTGTTGATGTTACTGAAATCCTCCGCAACCGATTCTTCAAAGACGCCAAAGTAAACGCTATCTCCATAGGTACAGAGCAGATCACACCCAGAGAAGGCGGCAACCCAAGAAATGTCTCAACAATGGAAATTATCATTAAAAAATGA
- a CDS encoding TATA-box-binding protein, whose protein sequence is MPKTKAKITIENVVASAALNQKIDLNAVVKGYPGVEYRPERFPGLVFRLKRPKTATLIFSTGKMVCTGAKSEKESRRAVMTVVKELKKGGIIIIGKPDFKVVNIVASVRLGGKIDLEKAVFTLGKAMYEPEQFPGLIYRMDEPKVVILIFASGNLVCTGGKREQDVHGAVHKLHRMLEEQQLIFYE, encoded by the coding sequence ATGCCAAAGACTAAAGCCAAAATAACCATTGAAAACGTTGTTGCTTCTGCCGCTTTAAACCAGAAGATTGACTTAAACGCGGTTGTGAAAGGTTATCCAGGGGTTGAATATCGCCCAGAACGGTTTCCTGGACTTGTGTTTAGGCTTAAGAGACCGAAGACGGCTACGTTGATTTTTAGCACTGGAAAAATGGTTTGCACAGGAGCAAAATCGGAGAAGGAATCCAGGAGAGCTGTTATGACAGTTGTTAAAGAACTGAAAAAGGGCGGAATAATCATCATCGGCAAGCCGGACTTTAAGGTTGTGAACATCGTTGCTTCTGTAAGGTTAGGTGGAAAGATAGATTTGGAGAAGGCAGTTTTCACGCTTGGAAAAGCGATGTATGAGCCAGAGCAGTTTCCAGGCTTGATCTACAGGATGGACGAACCTAAAGTGGTCATACTGATATTCGCAAGCGGGAACCTTGTTTGCACTGGAGGCAAAAGAGAACAGGACGTCCATGGTGCCGTGCACAAGCTTCACAGGATGCTCGAAGAACAGCAACTGATATTCTACGAATAA
- a CDS encoding aminopeptidase, whose amino-acid sequence MRTWKAAKNALECVFEAAVGERAVIVCDDEKAEVGEAFSQGALALGLWGRLVTLETTKGFRKEVPKHLLEVLSAKPDIYINLLRGIREETPFRIKLIHLETRDKRSRLGHCPGVTLDMLSEGALALTVEEHEKMQDFAQRLMLKLDQTTKVEVTSPSGTELTFSTEGRPFFTDTAIDWKKMKWMNLPTGEVIVAPVENSLEGTLVCDIAIGGVGPLKSPVEFIVKKGIAKDTSSQDKETLQQVNNTMETDAWAKVVGEFAFGINPKARFVEEFLEAEKILGTIHIAFGHNTDMPGGKNPSSNHMDLLVSEPTVKVTKRNREIIEVLKDGEFKIQWK is encoded by the coding sequence ATGCGCACTTGGAAAGCTGCTAAGAATGCTCTTGAATGTGTCTTTGAAGCTGCTGTCGGGGAAAGAGCCGTCATAGTTTGTGATGATGAAAAAGCAGAAGTGGGAGAGGCTTTCTCTCAAGGGGCATTAGCTTTAGGACTTTGGGGAAGACTTGTTACTCTAGAAACAACAAAAGGGTTCAGAAAAGAGGTCCCCAAACATCTTCTCGAAGTTCTAAGTGCAAAGCCTGACATATACATTAACCTGCTACGAGGGATTAGAGAAGAGACGCCGTTCAGAATCAAGCTCATTCATTTAGAGACTAGGGACAAAAGATCTCGTCTGGGACACTGCCCAGGAGTAACCTTAGATATGCTTAGTGAAGGGGCCTTAGCGTTGACTGTGGAAGAACATGAAAAGATGCAGGATTTTGCGCAAAGGCTAATGTTAAAATTAGATCAAACAACTAAGGTTGAAGTAACATCTCCTTCAGGCACTGAGCTCACATTTAGCACCGAGGGAAGACCATTCTTCACCGACACCGCCATTGATTGGAAGAAGATGAAATGGATGAACCTGCCTACGGGAGAGGTCATAGTAGCACCTGTTGAAAACTCGCTGGAAGGCACACTTGTATGTGACATAGCTATCGGCGGAGTTGGACCCTTGAAAAGCCCTGTTGAGTTTATAGTGAAAAAAGGCATAGCGAAGGATACTAGTTCACAAGACAAGGAGACATTGCAGCAAGTTAACAATACCATGGAGACGGATGCTTGGGCAAAAGTTGTAGGTGAGTTTGCTTTCGGAATAAATCCCAAGGCGAGGTTCGTTGAGGAATTTCTGGAAGCAGAGAAAATTCTTGGGACAATCCACATTGCCTTTGGACACAACACTGACATGCCTGGCGGAAAGAATCCATCCAGCAATCACATGGATTTACTGGTCTCTGAGCCAACGGTAAAAGTAACCAAGAGAAACAGGGAGATAATAGAAGTTCTGAAAGATGGAGAGTTTAAAATTCAGTGGAAATGA
- a CDS encoding threonine/serine dehydratase produces the protein MRSQSLSDFCEGQVYLKLENLQITNSFKIRGALNKMLHLNIEKMKQGIVTASAGNHALAVAIAAERLNIPVKIIVPENTSKVKIGKIRKHNVEPILYGEIYDEAEQKAIELARKDGLIYISPYNDRFVIAGQGTIGLEILEDLPDVDTIIVPVGGGGLISGISLVIKTVKPTVKILGVQSEASPAMYESLKAGKIVDVEMKESIADGLFGGIEKGSLTFEIVKNYVDELLLCKEETIKKAICLLWAREKQVSEGAGAAAIAPIIENKRMFTAKTVVAVISGGNIEEKLFRNLVASETNNCTRKNMRPEN, from the coding sequence GTGCGTTCTCAATCTTTAAGCGATTTCTGTGAGGGGCAGGTGTACCTGAAACTTGAAAATCTGCAAATAACTAACTCCTTCAAGATAAGAGGCGCTCTTAACAAGATGCTGCATCTGAATATCGAAAAAATGAAACAAGGAATTGTCACCGCCTCTGCAGGAAACCACGCCTTAGCAGTTGCCATCGCCGCAGAAAGGTTAAACATTCCCGTCAAAATAATAGTTCCAGAGAATACGTCTAAGGTGAAAATCGGTAAAATCAGGAAACATAATGTAGAACCAATTCTGTACGGAGAAATTTACGACGAAGCAGAACAGAAAGCGATAGAGCTAGCAAGGAAAGACGGGTTAATCTATATCTCTCCCTACAACGACCGATTTGTCATCGCAGGGCAGGGAACAATTGGACTAGAAATTCTTGAAGATTTACCAGATGTCGATACTATAATAGTGCCTGTTGGAGGCGGAGGTTTAATTTCGGGAATAAGCCTCGTCATAAAAACCGTTAAACCGACCGTGAAAATTTTGGGAGTGCAATCAGAGGCTTCGCCAGCCATGTACGAATCATTGAAAGCCGGCAAAATTGTCGATGTAGAAATGAAGGAATCTATCGCAGATGGCTTGTTTGGGGGTATCGAAAAGGGATCTCTCACGTTCGAGATTGTCAAAAACTATGTTGATGAGCTCTTGTTGTGTAAAGAGGAAACAATAAAAAAAGCAATCTGTTTGCTTTGGGCTAGGGAAAAACAGGTTTCAGAAGGTGCAGGAGCCGCAGCTATTGCCCCAATAATAGAAAATAAACGCATGTTCACAGCAAAAACGGTCGTTGCTGTGATAAGTGGAGGAAACATCGAAGAAAAGCTCTTCCGTAACCTAGTAGCTTCAGAAACGAACAATTGTACGCGCAAAAACATGCGACCTGAGAATTGA
- a CDS encoding zinc ribbon domain-containing protein, which translates to MGQLRTLREILSSLKRRNPTKKYCPKCGNPYIHLSSKFDLWLLPERYVCEKCGYKGSLTLEMEEEKQSE; encoded by the coding sequence TTGGGACAACTACGAACTTTGCGCGAAATACTTAGCAGTCTGAAACGCAGAAACCCAACCAAAAAATATTGCCCAAAATGCGGCAACCCATACATACATCTGTCAAGTAAATTCGATCTTTGGCTTCTGCCGGAGCGATATGTATGCGAGAAATGTGGTTACAAAGGTTCATTAACGCTGGAAATGGAAGAAGAAAAACAGAGTGAATAA
- a CDS encoding translation initiation factor, whose amino-acid sequence MAEICPICGLPKDICVCGEISKEQQRIKIRRESRKWGKPATIIEGIDDKTQDLGRLAKKLKNFCACGGTAKNNQIILQGDHRDRVKTFLMQLGFPEQNIELQ is encoded by the coding sequence ATGGCAGAAATTTGTCCAATATGCGGACTCCCCAAAGACATATGTGTGTGCGGCGAAATCAGCAAAGAACAACAGCGCATAAAAATACGCCGAGAAAGCCGCAAATGGGGAAAACCAGCAACAATAATTGAGGGCATTGATGATAAAACCCAAGACCTTGGACGACTAGCAAAGAAGCTTAAAAATTTCTGTGCATGCGGCGGAACCGCCAAAAACAACCAAATAATTCTTCAAGGAGACCACAGAGACAGAGTTAAAACATTTCTCATGCAGCTAGGTTTTCCGGAGCAAAACATAGAACTTCAATAA
- a CDS encoding DUF2240 family protein, with protein MGVEEIIQRILSHRQGLTREEVVMAIEKKKDVSGGLLTDEASARLVATEYGVKIEFRKPRPRIYIHQLVSGLTDVTVSGRVLLVSTLHVFPRPNGNGQVARLLIADKTGSIEVVLWNEKAESTRKIKLRQIVKVSHGYVRRSRRGEMELHVGQRGSIQVAPSDVEESDFPSINDFVEKIANITEVRRKVNVEGVIQSVYPASTFQRRDETQGRVMQMVLKDKTGQIPVVFWNEKVEDVVDAKEGMAVLLMNVKVRKNRRDGLLELHVDDFANAEILDNPENFRI; from the coding sequence ATGGGTGTCGAAGAAATTATACAGCGCATCCTTTCGCATCGGCAGGGTTTGACTCGTGAAGAAGTAGTAATGGCTATAGAGAAGAAGAAGGATGTTAGCGGAGGATTGCTGACAGATGAAGCCTCTGCGCGGTTGGTGGCTACAGAATATGGAGTGAAAATTGAATTTAGAAAGCCCCGTCCAAGAATTTACATTCATCAGCTCGTTTCTGGTCTAACTGATGTAACTGTTTCTGGTCGTGTGTTGCTTGTTAGTACGCTACATGTATTTCCTCGACCAAACGGAAATGGTCAGGTAGCCCGGCTTCTAATTGCGGACAAGACAGGCTCTATTGAGGTTGTTTTATGGAATGAAAAAGCAGAATCCACTAGGAAAATTAAACTTAGACAGATAGTAAAAGTCTCGCATGGATATGTTAGGCGGTCTAGACGTGGCGAGATGGAATTACATGTCGGACAGCGAGGCAGCATTCAAGTTGCTCCTTCTGACGTAGAGGAAAGCGACTTCCCCTCTATCAATGATTTCGTCGAAAAGATTGCTAATATAACTGAAGTGCGCAGAAAAGTCAACGTAGAAGGAGTGATTCAAAGCGTATATCCCGCGTCCACATTTCAGCGGCGAGATGAAACACAAGGTCGAGTAATGCAAATGGTACTAAAGGACAAAACTGGACAGATTCCTGTTGTGTTTTGGAATGAGAAGGTGGAAGATGTGGTTGACGCGAAGGAGGGAATGGCTGTTTTACTGATGAATGTGAAAGTGAGAAAGAACCGTCGAGATGGACTGCTAGAGTTGCATGTAGATGATTTCGCTAATGCAGAAATTCTAGATAACCCAGAGAACTTCCGCATTTAA
- a CDS encoding nucleotidyl transferase AbiEii/AbiGii toxin family protein has translation MLYEPNEIKTSEKQLGKIFKQLADSTCLMGGWATYHIINTNFEKANGRKYIGSRDIDIGFHIGKQWNEEQLRKSQFMAAIKTIENMGFRSVSFRLLKDFDIDTGKELTPEESAKLPMYQIFQLYIDPIVDYIHPKIKNLLGFVPIDEPLLSLVFQDKMYTIATLFEKTVLLPKPQVLLAMKLNSAPHRDKENKRIKDIADIYALLWYSGIALPQIKNLLFSTYPKEKARKTIQGFTKEDINKVSTTIGVSAQEILRVLTELTRP, from the coding sequence ATGTTATACGAACCCAATGAAATTAAAACCTCAGAAAAACAGCTGGGAAAAATCTTCAAGCAACTAGCAGACTCGACATGCCTTATGGGAGGATGGGCTACCTACCACATCATAAACACAAACTTTGAAAAAGCCAATGGAAGAAAATACATCGGATCACGAGACATTGACATCGGCTTCCACATCGGCAAACAATGGAACGAAGAGCAGCTTAGAAAATCACAATTCATGGCTGCAATAAAAACCATTGAAAACATGGGCTTCAGATCAGTAAGTTTCAGGCTTCTCAAAGATTTCGACATTGACACAGGGAAAGAATTAACCCCAGAAGAGTCAGCTAAGCTCCCGATGTATCAAATCTTCCAACTATACATAGACCCCATTGTAGATTATATACATCCAAAAATAAAGAACCTGTTAGGCTTCGTGCCAATAGATGAACCACTTCTCTCACTAGTTTTCCAAGACAAAATGTACACCATTGCCACTCTTTTCGAAAAAACAGTATTGCTGCCAAAACCACAGGTATTACTAGCAATGAAACTGAACTCTGCACCCCACAGAGACAAAGAAAACAAACGAATCAAAGACATCGCCGACATCTACGCCCTGCTCTGGTACTCTGGCATTGCATTACCCCAAATCAAAAATCTGCTTTTCTCAACTTACCCCAAAGAAAAAGCAAGAAAAACAATACAAGGCTTCACAAAAGAAGACATCAACAAAGTCTCAACCACAATAGGAGTCAGCGCCCAAGAGATTTTGAGAGTACTCACAGAGCTAACACGACCTTAA